The DNA sequence GAAGACTCGTCCTTTAGGCTCACTTGATGCTCTAAAGTCCACTTTACTAAAGCAACATTGAATATTAAAGGCGCTTCCATCTACTTTGTTCCCAGAAATTGCTTCCAAAATGGGAAAAGATCCAAACAGGCCGAGAGGCAAGATGTCCTCCTATGCCTATTTTGTCCAGACCTGCCGGGAGGAGCACAAGAAGAAGCACCCTGAAGCTTCAGTGAACTTTGCCGAGTTCTCCAAGAAGTGCTCCGAGCGCTGGAAGGTGTGGCATAAACTTCTCTATGAATGTTTATATGATTGCAGTACAGGAAGTAACAGTGCGAACACCTATTTAACTAAGGTGTTGGCACTGACTCGCGTGAGCTtattgtctctctgtttctaGACCATGTCTGCAAAGGAAAAGGGCAAATTTGAGGACCTGGCCAAACAGGATAAGGCCCGCTATGACAGGGAGATGATGAGCTATACTCCTGTTAAGGGaggcaagaagaagaagttcaAGGACCCCAATGCCCCCAAGAGACCCCCGTAAGTGATACAAAGCAACACAAACTAGGAAATATTGCTTTGTTGGGATCAAAGTAATGTTGTAAGTGAACTTGTCTTTATTCTATCCAGGTCcgccttcttcatcttctgctcTGAGTTCCGCCCAAAGGTGAAGAGTGAGAGTCCCGGTCTTACCATCGGAGATGTGGCCAAGAGGCTCGGCGAGATGTGGAACAGCACCTCTGCTGAGGACAAGCAGCCCTATGAGAAGAAGGCTTCTAAGCTGAAGGAGAAGTATGAGAAGGTAAGGCTGCACACATCAAAGTATTATTATGCTGCCAGCCTCTGCCTCTTCTAACAAATTTGCTTCCTGCTCCAGGATGTCGCCGCATATCGCGCAAAGGGCAAAACGGGCGGCAGTGCTCCGGCCAAAGCACCGGCCAAGGCAGAAAAgaaggatgatgatgacgatgacgacgatgaagacgaggaggaagaggacgaggaggatgatgatgatgacgagtAGAGAGCAAAATGACGTACAAAGTGGTCATGTCCTTGTTTATAAAGCATTTAACCCCCTTGTACACACTTCACTTACTGAAAGAAAATGCATTAGTATCTAAggggtaaaaaaacaaaaaacaaaaaggctgTGTATATCAGTTGTTTTTATGctgtacagttttttttcccttttttttgtaTAGGTCACACTACACAAGTATCGTGTCTGTGTCTTTCTGCTAGTCTTATTTTTCCAGTGATAGTTCCTAGACCACTATCCTGCCTGGTACAGTTAGCTGTTACAGTAGCTAGACGTGCAcagcacataaaaaaatatctgaTTTAGACCTGAGTGTTTCTTTACTTTCTCTGTGTTTTTAAGTTCGGAAATTTGGCGTATCACagttttactgatgttttatGTACCACTGTAATAGCAAAAGTAAGAAAAGAATGCCTTGTTTATTGTTAAAATTGCTTCTGAtgtcaataaacatttttttttttaataaactcatTGTGTTGAAGGAAACGTGATGCGACAAAATGGATGGACGTTGGAACCAATTATGGTGTAATAGTGGTTTATATAGAAGGATATTTTGAGTCAACAATGCTCCGAGTGCTATTATTTGTTATCGCTAGGTGAGGATTCTGAGTTTAGCTGCGTGGCTCTTGGGTTCATTTAAGTAAATTTGAGTCGACATTACAACGCCTGGAGACAATTAAATAGAGCAGGAAAGCATCTAACAGCCATGCCTCAATAAACTGTTCCTATGCAGAATGACTCATCACCACAACTGTTAGTGTCCTGCGTGcccttttttctctgtttttttccctatCACTGTGGTTGTATGCAAACAAGCTGTGTAGCAATGCTGTGCCCTGCTGGAGGTTTGCTAAAAGTTGTAGCATTCCGCTCTATTCTGCATGCCAACATGCATCACTGACTCTTGCTGTTTTATTTAGATACAGCTGCTTCATCTGTCATGTCGTCTCTCAGGTCGCATCTaggttaaaagaaaaaaaaaaaaaaaaacaacatttatgtAAGGAGGATTATGTGCCTTGAAAAGCCCGGTGACAT is a window from the Synchiropus splendidus isolate RoL2022-P1 chromosome 17, RoL_Sspl_1.0, whole genome shotgun sequence genome containing:
- the hmgb1a gene encoding high mobility group protein B1a, with amino-acid sequence MGKDPNRPRGKMSSYAYFVQTCREEHKKKHPEASVNFAEFSKKCSERWKTMSAKEKGKFEDLAKQDKARYDREMMSYTPVKGGKKKKFKDPNAPKRPPSAFFIFCSEFRPKVKSESPGLTIGDVAKRLGEMWNSTSAEDKQPYEKKASKLKEKYEKDVAAYRAKGKTGGSAPAKAPAKAEKKDDDDDDDDEDEEEEDEEDDDDDE